The Paraflavitalea devenefica genomic interval ATTAGCAACAATTAAAAAACAAAAAAAATGACAACCAATTTGCTATTTGATTTTACCGTTGACAAAACAACAAAAACAGTGTTCATAACCAGAGAATTTGATGCCGAACTTTCGCTGGTATGGGATGCTTTTACCAAAGCAGAAATCCTTGACCAATGGGTAGCACCTAAACCCTGGACTTCAAAAACAAAATTTATGGACTTCAAGGTTGGTGGAAGAAGATTTTATGCGATGGTAAGCCCCGAAGGACAAGAGCGTTGGGCAATTCAGAAATACACTTCAATTAGCCCAAAAACCAATTTCAAAATGTTCAATGCTTTTGCAGATAAAGATGAAAACCCTGAATTGCCAGGTTCAGATTGGGATTACACTTTTAGCGAACAAGACGGAAAGACAACAGTGCGTATTACTATTTATAATGAATCCCTTGCCCGCATGGAGAAGATGATTGAAATGGGCTTCACAGAAGGATTTAAGGCGTCAATGAACAATTTGGAAAATCTGTTGGCGCGTTTATCGCAAAAATGATTTTCGTTTTCAAAAATGGCAGTCAAAACAAGTAAGAAAGTAACGAATTTAACAACCTAAAAAATAAGAATTATGGCACTTATCAATCCTCACATTAATTTCAACGGAAATGCCGAAGAAGCATTTACCTTTTACAAATCAGTATTTGGCGGAGAGTTTGCAAAGGTTATTCGTTTCAAAGACCTTGCAAGTCCTGAATTCAGCGTTGCGGAAAAAGAAGAAAATAAAATTATGCATATTGCTTTGCCTATTGGTAAGAGTAGTATGTTGATGGCAAACGATGTTCCGGAAATTATGGGAAAAACAAACGAAAATGAGAACAGAAGTAAAATTGTAATAAGTGCAGAAAGTAAAGAAGAAGCAGACAAATTATTTAATGGGCTTTCAGTGGGAGGACAAATAGAAGGGCCTATTGGTGATAGTCCTTGGAATTCATATTTTGGTTGTTTTAGAGATAAATACGGTATTGAATGGATTGTGGAATTTGACCCAAAATATAACGGGCAAAAGTAACTGGCCAGCCATAATTTTTAGATGGATTGTATAAAAAGCAAAAAGGAACACATAATGTGCTCCTTTTCTCTGTCGGGACGACTGGATTCGAACCAGCGACCCCTACGTCCCGAACGTAGTGCGCTACCGGGCTGCGCTACGTCCCGATCTGAAATACAAGGGAAACGCGGGACTGCAAAAGTAATAGTCAGCCAGCATTTTATCAAAAAAATGGCGCTTTTGGGTGAAGCAAGCTGTAAAGCTATATCTGTATTCTGTCCTTGTATAACTACTGTAGATAGGGTTATTCACTGTATAACCAATTTAGATAACTCCGGAAAACTGTATAGTTATTTTAGCAAGGGACATTCAGGGACAGTTTGTCCCAATTCGCTTTTCCTTATTAAATGCTTCGGTACATGTTCGCTATTCCTTCGCTCCGGCTTCGCTCAGGAGCGAACATGTACCGAAGCAATAGCGAAGCGGAAGCGAAGAACAAGCGAAGAAATGACCGTATATGAGTATTTTGGGCAAAGTTTATACCCGGAAGCGGTCAAAACCTGGCTGTTTTCGGGCATAGGCCACACAAAACATCACCACATTAAAACCTCCCGGAAGCATCAGCAACCGCGTAACGCATTACAGCCTCCTGGCGGGCTTTCCTGATCAGCCAACATGCTCTTCCTAATCAAAAGCTGATCCAGCCGTAAAAGGGCTTTACAATGCGCTTAAACGGCAGCATAATCACCGGCAGCATTCCCCCGATTACATACGATTTCGTCCCGGATTGGGACATAGGGGTAGGCAAGTGCTCTAAACAAGGCGAGGGAATGCCTTG includes:
- a CDS encoding SRPBCC family protein; the protein is MTTNLLFDFTVDKTTKTVFITREFDAELSLVWDAFTKAEILDQWVAPKPWTSKTKFMDFKVGGRRFYAMVSPEGQERWAIQKYTSISPKTNFKMFNAFADKDENPELPGSDWDYTFSEQDGKTTVRITIYNESLARMEKMIEMGFTEGFKASMNNLENLLARLSQK
- a CDS encoding VOC family protein, producing MALINPHINFNGNAEEAFTFYKSVFGGEFAKVIRFKDLASPEFSVAEKEENKIMHIALPIGKSSMLMANDVPEIMGKTNENENRSKIVISAESKEEADKLFNGLSVGGQIEGPIGDSPWNSYFGCFRDKYGIEWIVEFDPKYNGQK